A window of Exiguobacterium sp. FSL W8-0210 genomic DNA:
GTATACGGGACAAGCTACAGCCGACATCATTGAAGTCGCAGGTACGGCAAACGTCAATACGACGAATGAACGACACCGGGGATTTTTGACTGGTCTTGAGCGGGAGTCGGATCTGAAAATCGTCGAATCCGTGAATGGGGATTACGATCCCGTCACTTCAGAAAAGGTCATGACACAGGTCATTGAGTCAGGAATTCCGTTTGATGCCGTCTATTGTCACAATGACGATATTGCGCTAGGTGTCCTCGAAGCATTGAAAAAAGCAGGGATCAAAGGAAAAATAATTGTCGGCATAGACGGGAATCGTGCTATATTAGAAGCTGTTGACATGAAATCGATGGATGCGACGGTCGTCCAGAGTGCTGATGAGATGATGAAAGTCGCCTTCAGTGCATTGAAGCTTCATACGAAAAACAAAAAGATTCCAACTCGTTTTTATACGTACTCCTATCTGTATGACGGTAGTAGACCCATAACCATGTTGAACTAATCGAGAGGCAGAAGCCTCAGCAAATAAGGAAAGGACGGTGTCAATTCATGAATGGATTCAGCCATTATCAATTACACCCGTTCGTCATCGAAGCACTCGATGACGCCCGCATCACAAAACCGACCGACATTCAGTCGCGGATCATCCCAGCTGCAGTAAAGGGACGCGATATCATCGGTCAATCACAAACAGGAACAGGAAAAACGTTATCGTTCCTTCTTCCAATCGTTCAAAACGTCGATCCAAAGCTTCAAGAATTACAAGCCATCATCGTTGCTCCAACGCGCGAACTTGCATGGCAAATTCATGAAGAACTGAAATCGTTACTCGTGAAGGAACCAGACTTCATCAAGACGAGTCTTATTACAGGTGGAATGGATCGCGAACGTCAAATCGGTCGTGTGAAAGTCTCACCTCAAATCGTTATCGGAACACCGGGACGTATTTTAGACCTATTCAAAGAACAGGCTTTAAAACCACATTTCGTGAAGCACTACGTTATCGATGAAGCGGATCAAATGCTCGACATGGGCTTCTTGCCAGAAGTTGACCGGATTGCGCAAGCTCTTCCAGAACAGCTTCAGATGATGGTCTTCTCAGCAACGATTCCTGAGAAATTGCAACCGTTCTTGAAAAAATACATGAACAACCCGCGTTATGCGCATGTGGATCCAAAACAACAGACAGCGAAGAAAATCGTTCACCATACGATTCCGGTCAAGCATCGTGAGCGCTCACAATTGACGTTGAAAGTCGCGAAAGCGCTGAATCCGTATATCTGTCTAATTTTTACGAATACAAAAGCAGAAGCAATCGAAGTCGAAGCTTTGTTCCTAGAAGCAGGACTGAACGTTGGTTCCCTTCACGGAGATCTTCCGGCACGTCGTCGTAAACAAGCCATCAAAGAAATCAACGATGCGAAGTATCAATACGTCATCGTGACGGATCTTGCAGCACGCGGAATTGATATTTCAGGTGTGTCACACGTCATCAACCATGGTATTCCAAAAGATTTAGACTTCTACGTCCACCGTGTCGGTCGGACAGGTCGCGTCGATCAAGATGGATTGGCATACACATTGTTTGAAGATCACGAGAACGGTATGATCAATCGCTTAGAGGACCGTGGCATTCAATTCACGAACGTTGATGTCAAAGGCAGTCAAATCGTCGAGGTCAAAGAACGTCGTCGTGCGAAGCCGCACATGAAAACTGCTGTCTCGAAGACAGCGCATAGCCGTCTGTCGGGTGAAGCAGCAAAAGCGAAAAAGCGCGTTAAACCAGGTTATAAGAAGAAGCATCAATATAAGTTGAAAGAAACAGCAAAACGTGAACGCATCAAAGAACAACGTGGTGTCGGTCGCGCGCAACGTAAAGAAAACGCACGCAAATCAAAATAACTCCATTGATGACACCCGTGAAATGAAAAAACATTTTTCGGGTGTCTTGTCGTTTTCAAGATTTGGTACACTGTAAAAAGAGAAAGGTGGAAAAGAACATGAAAATAGGTTCACACGTCTCCGTTTCGGGGAAAAAAATGCTGTTAGGTGCAAGTGAGGAAGCGGCATCTTACGGTGCAACGACGATGATGGTCTATACAGGAGCACCTCAAAATACACGCCGTAAGCCGATGGAAGAGTTACGGATTCAAGAAGCATTGCAACATATGAGTGCTAATGGAATAGAGGAAATCGTCGTGCATGCGCCGTATATCATCAACTTAGGGAATACGACGAAACCCGAGACATTCGAACTCGCTGTTTCGTTTTTAGCAGCAGAAATTAAACGAGCAGAAGCGCTTGAAAAGGCGCAACACATCGTATTACATCCTGGTGCGCATGTCGGTGCTGGGGAAGAAATCGGAATCAAACGGATCGTCGAAGGACTCAATGAAGTACTGACAGGTGACGAACAGGTCAAGATCGCGCTTGAGACGATGGCTGGAAAAGGATCGGAAATCGGAAAAACCTTCGAGGAACTTGCTCAAATCATCGAAGGCGTCACACATCATGATCGTCTGTCCGTCTGTCTCGATACATGTCACGTGCATGATGCAGGATACGATATCGTGCACGACTTAGATGGTGTTCTTGAACAATTCGACCGGATCGTTGGACTGGATCGTCTTGGTGTCATCCATGTAAATGACTCAAAGAATATCCGTGGTGCTCGAAAGGACCGTCATGAAAATATTGGTTTCGGTGAGATTGGATTTGATGCCTTACATCGTGTCGTGCATCATCCTGCTCTAGCACATTTACCGAAAATCTTAGAGACGCCATACATCGGGCTCGATCCAAAGAAAAAAGTGGCACCGTATAAAAAAGAAATCGATATGTTACGTTCGGGTGCGTTTGATGCAGACTGGCGTCTACCGATTCTAGGAGCACCAGTCGAATAACTCATAAAGGGGTGTCTGTGATGTGTCATATACTCGTCGTTGATGAGACTAGTTTTGCGATACGACAAGCTGTTGTCCACTACTATGAAACAAAGGAACCGTTTTATTTGCCGGCAGAACTGGTAGAGGGAGAAGAGGTGTTTCTTGCGACGACTGACGGTATCATGGCGTATGCTGAAGCCTTGTTCACCGAGTATACGACACGTCCAGAAGATCCATTTTGGTTGACGAATGCTGACGACTCGGAAGGGTCATATGTGTGCCTTGATCTCATCAGTGTGGATTTACGTCATCCCTTACTTGGACGACCAATCGATCAACTTGGTCTTAAAACTGGACCGGTCGAAGGCGTGTTTCGCACGCGTCTGCTTGATTCATGGCAGTATGGGTATTTCGAAACGGATGTACTGACACTCGAACAATCTAAACAACGTCGAATCGAGCGCTTCAAGGAGCGAAATCATCTGGAACAAGTCGCGCGTCAATGTATGCATTGTGAGGATTCTAGGCAGTCGTTACTGGAATGGCATTTGACACCAGAAGGATATCAGACGGTTTGCCCGACCTGTCACCGATGGTTACATCAACAGATGCTTCATGCGGTGGATACGGCAGCAGCAACGGAAGAGAGTGAGTAAAATCTTTTCCTATTCAAGCAGAGCTCGCACGATCGACATTTAATCATTAAAACTATAAAAAGAATCAAAAAACAGTTCTCTTTTCTGCGCTGGCAGCAAAGAGAACTGTTTTTGTTTGGATTAGAAAAAGCGTTCTACTAAAAATAGATAGATTTTCATCCCAAGGAAGACACCGAAGATTCCGACGACGGCTGGAAAAACAGGTGGGGCAGGAATCGGCAGTTTCAGTGCGGTAAACACGACGCCGCAGATGACGCCGGCGAGAAGGGATAATAAGATTTGCTGAAGCATACATTTCGTCCTTTCTGCTGTAAATCAACATTTGAAGTAGAGTACGTAGTAAAACATGACCAACATCATGTAGCATTTTGATCAAGAATGACTTTGTCCTCTTTCTTTTCGATCGTGATCCACTTTTGTGTTAATGGTGTTGTAAAACTAGGTTTTTGTTTGAGTTTGCCGCTCGTATAGTCTTGAATCAGCAACTGGGATTCACAGCTCTGTTTTCCGTCCTTCACGTAATGATAGGATCCATCCGCTGCCTGTTCACGCGACTTCACATTATCAGCAAGGGCGAGGGCGAGACAATCCTTTAAATACTCTTTATGTTCTTCGTCCATGATCGGGAACAAGATTTCAATCCGTTTTCGCATGTTACGTGTCATCCAGTCAGCGCTTGACCCATACATCAAATCCTGTCCGTTGTGATGGAAGTAGAAGATGCGTGAATGCTCCAAGTAACGATCGACGATCGAGATGACGCGAATGTTCTCCGAAACATCAGGAATGCCAGGGCGCAGACAACAGACGCCCCGAACGATGAGTTCGACTTGGACACCGGCACGCGATGCCTTGTAGAGCCGTAAAATGATGTCTTTTTCCGTTAAACTATTCATCTTGGCAACGATTCGACCATTTCCGTGTTTTTTATGATGATGAATCTCTTCATCAATCAATGACAGGAACTTCTCAAGCATTGCATTTGGTGAAGTTTGAATGACGTTCCATTCTGGCTGTTCCCCGTATCCGGATAACCAATTGAAGAAGTTCGTCGCATCTTCGGCGATCTCTTCCCGAGCCGTCAGCAATCCGACATCCGTGTATAACTTCGCCGTCGAATCATTATAATTGCCGGTACCAAGATGGACGAAACGCTGAATCTTGCCTTCGTGGAGTCGGACGACGAGCGTGATCTTCGAGTGGGTCTTTAAATCACTATATCCGTAAATGACATGGGCGCCGACCTTTTCTAGTTGCTTCGCCCACTCGATGTTCTTCGCCTCGTCGAATCGAGCCTTCAGTTCAACGAGAACGGTGACCTGTTTCCCGTTCTCCGCTGCCGTTTTCAAGGCCTTGATGATCGGAGAATCACCAGATACGCGATAAAGCGTTTGTTTGATGGCAAGGACGTTCGGATCATTCGCCGCTTGGACGATGAACCGGACGATCGGATCAAACGTATGATACGGATGATGCAAGAGATAGTCGCGTTCCAGCAATTGATTAAACAGATTTTTTGAACTATCGAGTGCCGGTGGGTCGACCGGCATGATCGTCTGATAAATCAAATGATCATATTCAATACCGATTTGACTGTAGAAGGCAAAGGAGAACGTCAAATCAATCGGACCATCCACGGCAAAGATGTCGCGTTCCTGTAAATCCAGTACATCGCGTAACATGTTGAGCAGTTCGGTATTGATGGCAGCTTTTTGAACTTCGAGTCGAATGGCGACTCCCCAACGCCGTTTTTTTAATTCTTTCTCAATCAGCTTTAATAAATCATGGGTACCTTCCTCATGAAACGGAAGGTCGGCATTACGCGTAATTCGAAACGGCATGGCAGACAACACACGATAACCTTTGAATAGACTATCGATGAAGGCGATGATGACGTCTTCGAGTAAGATGACAGCCGTCGTCTCGTCATCTTCTACCGGTAAATCGACGAATCGTGGCAAGACAGCAGGTACTTGTACGAGCGCCAAATTTCGTTTTGTCCCGTCTTCTGCCTCAAGCACCGTCGCAATGTTGAGTGACTTTGACGAGAGCATCGGGAACGGACGATAGGCATCGACGGCAACGGGCGTGAGTACCGGAAAGACTTGTTCACGGAAAAAGGATTTTACATAGGTCGTTTGTTCCGAAGTCAGAGCGTCGTATTTCAAGAATGTAATGCCTTCATCGGATAACGTCTGATTGATTGCTTGAAATGCTTCGTATTGCCGATCGACTAACTCTTTTGTTTTCGCTGCGATCGCACGTAACTGTTGTTTGGGTGTCATCTGTTGTTTATTTTCTGGTTTATTGAACCCGGCGAGTACTTCATCCTTTAAACCACCGACTCGTACCATATAGAACTCGTCTAGATTGGAACTAAAGATACCGAGAAACTTAAAACGTTCCATTAGCGGATTGCGTGTGTCAAACGCTTCATCCAGCACACGTTTGTTGAACTGGAGCCAGCTGAGCTCACGATTATTGAAATGTTCCGGTATGTCGAGCTTCATGAAGGAAGATCTCCTTTCGTTTCGAAGGTAATCGTACAATCAATGATTCGTTCCAGGTGTTTCTTTTGTTTTTCCGCTTTTTCGACTTCGAATCCATAATCATGATCCCCTGTATCGAGGACGAATTGGAGTTGATCCTTTTCAAGGAACAGTTCCAAATGATCGACAGCTTTTCGCTCCGTCACGTCGAGCGCATGACTTAATTTGAGGAGAGATCCAAGTAGGTCGAAGCGATCCAGCGATTTTTCCGTAAACCAGTCCTTGAAAGGTTTCGCAAGCTGGTTCATCCGTTTGGCAGAAGAATAGGAACTGACGAGCGAGAGAGCAACGCGATCCTTGTGCGTCATGCCATTCAATTCGGTATTCGTCAACAGGTAGAACGTCTGGTCCGATCGTGTATCTGGATTAATGTATTGTCCACAATAAAATAAGCGACTTGCTGAATCAAGCAGTCGTAGATCAGACGCGCGTTCTGAAATCAAGTCGAGCGTGACGAGCTGCCGGTACATCGATTTGGCGAGTGTTCCAATATAGGACGCACGATCTCGATTGACCTTATAGTCGCTTTCGAGCTGATAGAGACTTTGCTCACGTACGTTTTCAATCCGACGGTATGCTTCGTCCTGCACATCGAACTCGTAAACAAGACCTTCGCGAAGACCGAGATTACTCATGACGAATTCTTCCGCTTCGATGTGATGGGCTAACTCTTGAATCGCAATCAATGCCGGCAGGAAGATATCAATTCGATCTTTTGAGAGTCCTTCGATTTTCGATAGTTGTTTCGCCGACTTTCCTTCGAGATCGTCGACCATCTTCGCGAGTTCTTTCGCTTTGATTTGATATTGGTGAACACTTCGAAGGGGATAGTCCTGATTCGACTGATGGATCCGAACGAAATTTCGGGCAGAACCACCGACACCGATTAAAGGAAGCTTTTTATCACTCAGCCATAGAATCGATTCGAATTGTTCCCGTAGGAATTTCACCAATTTCTTCTTATCGCTGGCACTTAGTGTCTCGTCCGAAACGAATTGCCGTGTCAAGGTGACGGCACCAAATGGAAAGCTGTGATACGCCACCATTTCGCGATTTTCAATCAAGGTGACTTCCATGGAACCACCACCAATATCGACAGAAAAGCCATCAGTCAGGAAGGTCGAATTGATGATGGCAAAATAGCCATAGTATGCTTCTTGTTCATCTGTCAGAACCTGAATGGAAAAAGGCGTGTTTTCTGTAACGGATTCAACGATGGCATCTCGGTTCGTTGCATTACGGATGGCTGCTGTCGCGACACAAATCGTTTCTTCGACTTCATGGGTGACACCAACTTCATAAAAACGATGTAACGTTTCTTCGAGTAAGGCGATGCCTTCATCATCCAGTGCTCCATCCTCGTTGATGTGAGCAGATAATCGGGCGACGACTTTAATATTAATCTTCTCGATATAGCGACCAGAAGCGATCGGATGGAAGATAACATAACGAATCGAGTTGGAACCGATATCGATGACTGCAAGTTCTTGTTTCAAATGACTCCGACTCCTCTCTGCGATGCGTGCACTAAAAGAATTCCCTCTCTGAACAATCCGGAAACAGCTAGCTTCTTTCTTTATTATACCTTGAATGTTTTCTAAGGAGGATAGGAAGTTGCTAGAGTTGCACCAATAATTGGCGGGCGCTATAATAAGACAGTTGATTAAGGCGTAATTATTCCGTTTTACGAAAACGGAAGGAGTGAAAATAAATGGAAACAACAATCATCGAGATTGATCAAGTCAGCTATGATTACCCAGATCGTCGGGTGTTGAATCAAGTCTCGTTTCAGGTCGAGCAAGGACAATTTTTAGCCATTGTCGGGGAAAATGGATCCGGAAAATCGACACTGATCAAATGTATATTAGGGTTATTGCAACCGAAAGGAACGATTCGTTTATTTGGACAATCCCAATCACAATTCAATGAATGGTGGCGGATTAGCTATGTTTCGCAAAAAGCGGCAGCGTTCAACTCCGGTTTTCCGGTGACTGTCGCAGAAGTCGTTGAGATGGGACTGTACGCCAAAAAAGGACTCTTTCGTCGCTTATCTCGCGACGATCGAGACAAAGTACGAACGGCCCTTGAAACGGTCGGAATGTGGGAGCGGCGCGATTCAAAAGTCGGCGACCTATCCGGTGGTCAACAACAACGTGTTTTCATCGCACGTGCGCTCGTCAACGATCCTGATTTAATGATCTTGGATGAACCAACCGTTGGTGTCGATCAGCGATACGTGAAAGAATTTTATGAGATCTTAGAAGAACTTCGTCGAGATAAGCGCCGGACATTCGTTCTTGTCACGCATGATATTCACTTCGTCAGTAAACTTGTCACGGATGTGATTCATCTGGTCGATGGACGTTTAGGGTGTAACTGTGGCATCAAGGAATACTGGGAACTAGATGAACAGACGATCCGCTCCCTTTATCCGGTTCCGGGACGTGTTCTCGTTCATGAAGGGAAGAGTGTCCAATGATTGAAGCGTTCATGACGTTAAAGTTTTTACAGTACGCTTTAGTGGCTGCCATTCTGATCGGATTCACGGCACCATTGATCGGTTCGTTCGTCGTCGTCCGGCGGATGAGTCTAATCGCAGATGCGCTTTCGCATGTCACGTTAGCTGGAATTGCACTCAGTCTCTTGATCTCTGGAATGGTCGCACAATTAGCGGACTTGAATCCACTGTATTTAGGAATCGTAACGGCGGTCATCGCGGCACTGACGATCGATTGGTTGCGTGCGAAATACAAGCATTTCCAAGAACTCGCAATCCCAATCATCATGGCGACAGGGATGGGGCTTGGAGCAACATTCATCAGTCTCGCGAACGGCTTTTCAATGGATCTCGTCTCCTTCTTGTTTGGAACGGTCTCGGCTGTCGCCTTGACGGATGTGTACACGATTCTTATCGTGACGGTCGTCGTCGTCATCTTCGTCTTTGCTTTTTATAAGGAATTGTTGTTCCTCTCCTTTGACGAGGAGCAGGCGCGCGTTTCCGGGATTCGCCTTCGCTTAGTGCATATTCTCTTTATGATCGTCGTTGCGCTTGTCATTGCGATCAGTATGCGAATCGTTGGGATTTTGCTTGTCTCAAGCTTAATCACGTTACCGGTTGCGGCAGCACTTCGAATTGCGAAGAGTTTTAAGGCGACGATCTTTTTAGCCATCATATTTGGTGAAGTTGCGACAGTACTTGGGCTCATCCTGGCCTATCAGTTCGATTTGGCACCAGGTGGAATGATCGTCTTGCTTGCGGTACTGGAGCTGATCATCGTGATGCTGTTGGAACGTTTTTGGATAGGAGGGAAAACACATGAAGACGAACATCGAACAAGCGCGTGAACGCATGAAGGCTTCCGGGTTTAAAATGACACCGAAGCGTCTCGATTTGCTATCGTATCTGTTTGAAGTGAATCGTTATGTCAGTGCGCGGGAAGTAGCAGAAGCTCTTCGAACGTCTCATCCTTCGTTAAGTTATGATACAATCTATCGAAACTTGAATGACTTTTCGGAAATCGATTTATTAGAAGTGACGGAATTAGACGGTGAGATGAAATACCGAGCAGCTTGTGCTTCAGGACACCATCATCATCATTTGATATGCCGAATCTGCGGCAAGACGGAAACATTGAATGTCTGTCCGATGGAATGGGTTTCTCCGGTCCAAGAGACTGGCTTTGAAGTCGAGGATCATAAGTTCGAAATTTATGGACGCTGTGCGAATTGTCAACGCATGACATCTTAAATGAAAGAGGATGCCCGGTCGGGCGTCCTCTTTTTGCGTTTTAAAAGACTAGTCCTGTTCAAAACGGGAATAGTCGAACAGAGGTGATGAGAAGATGATTTATGATACACAAGAAGCGCGACAAATCGATGAGTGGGCACGTACATCCGGACTGCCACTTGAAGTGCTGATGGAACGAGCTGGAAGTCACATCGCAACACGTATCAAAGAGCGTCATAGGAAGACGGAGCGAATCTTGATTTTATGTGGGACAGGCAATAACGGTGGGGATGGGTATGTCATTGGACGCGAATTGATACGCGACGGATTTGATGTCACACTACATGCACCATTTGGAGAGAATCGTTCGGATACATCTATCGTTCATGTCCATTATGCAGAAGCGTTTGGACTCGTGACCGAACAACCGTGTGGTCAATATGATGTCATTCTAGATGCCTTATATGGAACGGGATTTGATCCAAAGCGGGTGAATCAGGTGTTCGAAGCGCAATGTGAATTCGTATCGGAACAAAAGCGACAAGGGGCACGTATCTATGCAGTGGATGTGCCGAGCGGAGTACCGACGGATCACGCAACGGAATTTAAGGAGACAGCGGTTCGCGCAGACGTGACATTTCAACTGCATGCAATGAAACGATCTGCCTTTTTAATACGGACAGCACCGTTTTATGGCGAATCAGAAACGATTGATATCGGATTACCGACATTTGGTGAATGGCGCGTATCACCTAATGGTGTGACCGCCTTGTTCAAGCGGGAACCATACGGTCATAAAGGAACGTACGGGACGGCTCTATTGATTGGTGGAAGTGAGACGATGCCGGGTTCCATCCAACTCGCGACACGGGCAGCCTTACGAACAGGAGTCGGTAAACTACAAGTGGCAACGACGGCACTTGCGAAACATGGAATCATCGTCCAAGCGCCGGAAGCGATGGTCATTGATCAGACATTACCAGCAATTCAGGAGATGCTCCCCTCCATCTCAGCAGTTGGAATCGGTCCCGGATTATCGCAAGAGGCAGTCGAAACATGGGTGGACTATCTGCTTGAGAGTGATTTGCCGGTTGTACTAGATGCTGCAGCTTTAGTAAAAGAAAGTTATCCCGAACGAACCGCGCCAATCATCGTCACACCGCATATCGGTGAATTCGCCCGGATGACGAACCAGAGTGTCGCAAATATTCAAGATGATCTTTTTGGTCAGGCAACCGACTATGCCATCTTGCATCAAGTAACTGTCGTTTTGAAGTCCCATGTCATCTTAATCGCGAAACCAGATGGAGGCGGATTCGTCGTCTCTGGTGCATCAAGTGGTCTCGCCAAAGGAGGGAGTGGGGATACGCTGTTTGGTATATTAACCAGCCTTCTTGCACAACATCCAACAGGAGATATCGAAAGAACACTAGCGCAAGGAGCGGAGTGGTATGCACGTGCTTCTCGACAAGTCGAACGATACATGCATCCGAGCAGCTTGCTAGCAACGGATGTCATCGAGGAGTTAGGAAGAGTCGAGCTATAAAAACATCAATTTGAAAGAAAAGTCTTCCACGATACGTATGAGGGAAGACTTTTCTTTTTAGGAAAGAATTGACACATTCCATTTGACAGGAGTATCATCAAGCGATGTCGAAACCTTTATACGGAAAATCAGACGGAAAGGAGGGGGGAAGCATGGAGGATATCGTTCGGAAACAACAATGGTGGATTGGAAATTTCGCCTTATTCATGATGTTCGTTGGTGCTTTGATCATTTATACGACGACAGAAGAGACAATTAAGAGTGCGTATTTGAGTCGTTCTGTCATCATTTCATTTTTAATCGTCATGGGTCTATTTATTTTTTATATTAGTCGTCGCAAAATGGAAACCGTTTTGCAAACGCACTTATTGTCTTTGATGTTGCTCGTCGTTCCGATTACATCGATTAGCTTTTTACCTTATGCGGCAGTTACCGTTTGGGCAAGTAGCTTTTTGTTTTTGATGATCGCTTTAATCTCGTATCAACGAATCATGATGTGGTACGCCATCGCGATTGCCATTGCAACTAGTTTGTATGTCATGTGGAATGCCGATACCGTGACGGTAGAAATTGATCCGACAGACCATTATGGACGGATTGGCATGATTGTGATTGGCGTATCGATTGCGCTTGTCATCAATCACTTGCATATTCGCAATTTAAATCGGTTAAATGACCTTGCGATACAATTACACGATACGGCGCGACGTGATGAAGAAACAGGTGTCTTGAATCGCCAAGGATTAAACGAAAGTGATTTTCCAAGACCCGAACAACAGCTCATTTTTGTCGGGATTCATTTAGAAAACTACTATGAGCTGGCACGTTATTTTGGAGAAGATATTCAGTTACAAGTACTACGCGCCTGTATCGAGCGACTCAAGAGACAACTACCTCCTTATCAAGCTTTTGCTCGGATTGAAGCAGGGACGTTATTGATCGTCATGGAAAAGCCGGACGAGGTGGCGTGTAAGGAAGCGATGGAAGAATTGAGCCAAGAAATCTCTGTACCATACGAAATCGAGGGGCATCATGTCTATGTCAACATATCCATCGTCATTGATAATGGCGAAGGGGCGACCAACAATCGAAAGCGTCGGGTGCAGCAATTATTGACTGCCTTACAAGAAGCAGCGCAACAAAACGAACGTGTGATGTGTATTGACCAAGAATGGCGTAAGGATCAAGAATTACGAGTCAAAGCAGCACAATCCCTAGCCCAAGCTAACATCGAAACGGATTTTCATCTGGTTTATCAATTACAATACGATGTTCAATCAGAGCAATTCATCGGTCTTGAGGCCTTAGTTCGATGGAAGACCTCGTTACAAGGAGCAGATCGACCATCCGTATTCATTCCGATTGCTGAAAAAAGTGATTTAATCATTCGTCTAGGAGAATGGATTTTTGAAGAAAGTTGTAAGACACGCAAAGCATTGATCGATCTGGTTCCAGACGAGTTTACGTTATCTGTCAACGTATCACCACGCCAGTTGACGAGTGAATCGTTCATGCCGTTCATCGAACGAACGCTACTGAAGTATGCCTTAAAACCGCAACAGATTAAAATTGAAATCACAGAGAGTCAGTCACTTGATTTCGAGAGTCAATCGATTCATCGAGCGCTCAAACGCATCAAAACGCTTGATTTCCCGTTGTCACTCGATGATTTCGGAACTGGTCACGCATCCTATCATGTTCTCGAGCGTTTGTTACCGTTACGTCAATTAAAGATTCCGAAACAATTCATCGAACAAATCGGTGAATCGGAGAAACGACAATCCATTCTCGAGTCGATTTTTCAACTGAGCCAGTCGATGCATGTCGAATGTATCGTCGAAGGAGTTGAGACAGGAGAAGAAGTACGCATTGCCAAGGAAATCGGTATTCATCTATTCCAAGGTTATTTCTTCGCTAAACCGGTACCACTTGAAGAAATCATCTGTCTACTGCAAAAGACGAATGAAGGAACGGTCCGTTGACCAACAAAAGCCACTTCAGTCCGAATCATTCGGAGGAGAAGTGGCTTTTTAGTATTCATTTCGATTGATACAGGCGATGCTGATTTCGTCCTTGTGCTTTTGCTTCGTACAAAGCGCTATCCGCTTGCTT
This region includes:
- a CDS encoding sugar ABC transporter substrate-binding protein: MKFNKAWLFVLIVWISSVLFISNLFVNPDPSPRRHLVGFTIVNDKHEFAQRLVDAFKTQAKLNKYEAVVATSHNSRINEREQIQEFIRMKVDAIFVTTLDDVYIASTLEEAARAGIPVFAIDRLIRSDAVVSSITSNNQLIGEQLASFIKHERIKYTGQATADIIEVAGTANVNTTNERHRGFLTGLERESDLKIVESVNGDYDPVTSEKVMTQVIESGIPFDAVYCHNDDIALGVLEALKKAGIKGKIIVGIDGNRAILEAVDMKSMDATVVQSADEMMKVAFSALKLHTKNKKIPTRFYTYSYLYDGSRPITMLN
- a CDS encoding DEAD/DEAH box helicase, producing MNGFSHYQLHPFVIEALDDARITKPTDIQSRIIPAAVKGRDIIGQSQTGTGKTLSFLLPIVQNVDPKLQELQAIIVAPTRELAWQIHEELKSLLVKEPDFIKTSLITGGMDRERQIGRVKVSPQIVIGTPGRILDLFKEQALKPHFVKHYVIDEADQMLDMGFLPEVDRIAQALPEQLQMMVFSATIPEKLQPFLKKYMNNPRYAHVDPKQQTAKKIVHHTIPVKHRERSQLTLKVAKALNPYICLIFTNTKAEAIEVEALFLEAGLNVGSLHGDLPARRRKQAIKEINDAKYQYVIVTDLAARGIDISGVSHVINHGIPKDLDFYVHRVGRTGRVDQDGLAYTLFEDHENGMINRLEDRGIQFTNVDVKGSQIVEVKERRRAKPHMKTAVSKTAHSRLSGEAAKAKKRVKPGYKKKHQYKLKETAKRERIKEQRGVGRAQRKENARKSK
- a CDS encoding deoxyribonuclease IV, whose protein sequence is MKIGSHVSVSGKKMLLGASEEAASYGATTMMVYTGAPQNTRRKPMEELRIQEALQHMSANGIEEIVVHAPYIINLGNTTKPETFELAVSFLAAEIKRAEALEKAQHIVLHPGAHVGAGEEIGIKRIVEGLNEVLTGDEQVKIALETMAGKGSEIGKTFEELAQIIEGVTHHDRLSVCLDTCHVHDAGYDIVHDLDGVLEQFDRIVGLDRLGVIHVNDSKNIRGARKDRHENIGFGEIGFDALHRVVHHPALAHLPKILETPYIGLDPKKKVAPYKKEIDMLRSGAFDADWRLPILGAPVE
- a CDS encoding XapX domain-containing protein, with the translated sequence MLQQILLSLLAGVICGVVFTALKLPIPAPPVFPAVVGIFGVFLGMKIYLFLVERFF
- a CDS encoding RNA degradosome polyphosphate kinase, whose amino-acid sequence is MKLDIPEHFNNRELSWLQFNKRVLDEAFDTRNPLMERFKFLGIFSSNLDEFYMVRVGGLKDEVLAGFNKPENKQQMTPKQQLRAIAAKTKELVDRQYEAFQAINQTLSDEGITFLKYDALTSEQTTYVKSFFREQVFPVLTPVAVDAYRPFPMLSSKSLNIATVLEAEDGTKRNLALVQVPAVLPRFVDLPVEDDETTAVILLEDVIIAFIDSLFKGYRVLSAMPFRITRNADLPFHEEGTHDLLKLIEKELKKRRWGVAIRLEVQKAAINTELLNMLRDVLDLQERDIFAVDGPIDLTFSFAFYSQIGIEYDHLIYQTIMPVDPPALDSSKNLFNQLLERDYLLHHPYHTFDPIVRFIVQAANDPNVLAIKQTLYRVSGDSPIIKALKTAAENGKQVTVLVELKARFDEAKNIEWAKQLEKVGAHVIYGYSDLKTHSKITLVVRLHEGKIQRFVHLGTGNYNDSTAKLYTDVGLLTAREEIAEDATNFFNWLSGYGEQPEWNVIQTSPNAMLEKFLSLIDEEIHHHKKHGNGRIVAKMNSLTEKDIILRLYKASRAGVQVELIVRGVCCLRPGIPDVSENIRVISIVDRYLEHSRIFYFHHNGQDLMYGSSADWMTRNMRKRIEILFPIMDEEHKEYLKDCLALALADNVKSREQAADGSYHYVKDGKQSCESQLLIQDYTSGKLKQKPSFTTPLTQKWITIEKKEDKVILDQNAT
- a CDS encoding Ppx/GppA phosphatase family protein, which gives rise to MKQELAVIDIGSNSIRYVIFHPIASGRYIEKINIKVVARLSAHINEDGALDDEGIALLEETLHRFYEVGVTHEVEETICVATAAIRNATNRDAIVESVTENTPFSIQVLTDEQEAYYGYFAIINSTFLTDGFSVDIGGGSMEVTLIENREMVAYHSFPFGAVTLTRQFVSDETLSASDKKKLVKFLREQFESILWLSDKKLPLIGVGGSARNFVRIHQSNQDYPLRSVHQYQIKAKELAKMVDDLEGKSAKQLSKIEGLSKDRIDIFLPALIAIQELAHHIEAEEFVMSNLGLREGLVYEFDVQDEAYRRIENVREQSLYQLESDYKVNRDRASYIGTLAKSMYRQLVTLDLISERASDLRLLDSASRLFYCGQYINPDTRSDQTFYLLTNTELNGMTHKDRVALSLVSSYSSAKRMNQLAKPFKDWFTEKSLDRFDLLGSLLKLSHALDVTERKAVDHLELFLEKDQLQFVLDTGDHDYGFEVEKAEKQKKHLERIIDCTITFETKGDLPS